In Actinoplanes lobatus, the DNA window GCCCGGGGTCAGCGCCCGGTACTGCACGATCAGCCGGTCGTCGTCGCGCAGCAGCCGCCGCAGTTCGCTCCACACCTGGTGCACCGGCCGCCGGTACGACTCCGGCCCGGCCACCCGCAGCGCCCGCCGCAACGCCTCGCGCGCTCCCGCGGTGTCGTCCTGGCCGTCCGCCAGCATGGCCAGCAGCAGCCACGCGTCCAGCGCGACCGGCGCGGGAACCCCGGCGGCGTCCGCGACCGTCCGGGCCACCTGGTGCGCCGCCCCCGCCTGTCCCTGGGCCAGCAGCAGCGCGGCCCGGGCCACCGCCACGTCCGCGGCGGGCGAGTCGGCGTAGCCGTCGAGCAGGCCACTCGCCTCGTTCGCCCGGCCGCCCGTGATCAGCAGGCGGGACAGGTTCATGGTGATCTCCCGGCTCAGCCAGCGCGGCGTACCGGAGACGCCCTCGCGGGCCGCGGCCAGCACGTTGGACGCCTGCCGCAGCTCTCCACGGGTCTGCAGCCGGCGGGCCCGGACCAGGGCGTACGCGGCCGGGCCGGCCCCCGTCGTGCCGTTGGCGCAGAGGTGCTGCGCGGCCCGCAGCCGGCGGTCGGCGGTCTCGATGTCGTAGCGCTCCAGCGCCACCCAGGCCAGCGCCACCTCGGCGGCGGCCGGCCAGCGGTCCTTGCCGAGCCCGCGCCGGGTGGCCAGCTCGATCGCCTGGCGGGCGCTCGCCTCGGCCCGGGCCAGCCGGCCACGGTGCGCCTCGAGCAGCGCCAGGTTCTCCAGGGAGGAGATCCGCACCGGCTCGGCGCCGGCCGCGGTGACGGCGGCCGCCTCGGCCAGCACCGTGGCCGCCTCGTCGACGTCGCCGCTGCCGCTGCGGGCCATACCCTCGGCGGCGAGCATCAGCATCCGCAGCTCGGGGTGCCGGGCCAGCCGCTCGGCGGGCGCCACCGACAGGAGGGTACGGGCGACCGGCGCGAGATGGGCGACCTGCTCCGGGTCGGCCCCGTCGGCGAGCAGCAGCAGCCGCATCAGGAAGCAGGAGGCGGTCAGGCCGTCGCCGTCGTCGGCGCCCCGCACGCTGAGCAGCTTGCTCGCGTGGGTGAACTGCTCGGCGGCCCGCGCGTGGTCGCCGTCGCCGTAGGCCATGGCGGCCCGGATCAGCACCGTCTCGGGCTCCTCGAGGTGTGCCGGCATGCCCGCGAACAGCGCGCCCAGCCGGCCGCCACCGCCTTCGATGACCAGCGCGCCGAGGGCGAGGTCCTCGATCACCATGGTGGCCGCGCCGGCCCAGTCCCCGGCCTGGACGGCGTGCCCCACGGCCTCGGCCAGCTGCCCGTGCGCGACCAGCCAGGCGGCGGCCCGCTGGTGCAGCACCGCCACCTCCTCCGGCTCGGTCCAGGCCAGCTGGGCGCGCAGCAGCTCGGCGAAGAGGCGGTGGTAGCGGTACACCTCGGCACCCTCGCCGACCGGCTGGATGAAAGCGTTCTCCCGGGTGAGCGTGGCCAGCAGCCGGGCGGCGTCGGGCCGCTCGGTGACCGCGCCGGCCAGGTCCGGGGTGAAGGCGTCCAGCACGCTGCTCTCCAGCAGGAAGCGCCGCACCTGCGGGGGCTGGATCCGCAGCACCTCGCCGATGAAGTACTCGGCGATCGTGGACTCGTCGCCCGAGATGGTCTGCACGAGCCGGCCCGGGTCGGTGGTGCCCTGCATGGCGCAGGCGCAGAGCCGGATCCCGGCGGCCCAGCCCTCGGTGTGCTCGAGCAGCACCGCCGTGTCGTCCGCGCCCAGGTCGACGCCGTGCAGCCGGAGCAGGGTGGTGGCCTCGGCCGGGGTGAAGGCGAGATCGGCGGTACGCAGCTCGTGCAGCTCACCGGCGAGGCGGTACCGGTAGAGCGGCAGCGGCGGGTCCCATCGTCCGGTGAGGACGACCCGCAGGTTGTCCACGTGGCTCAGCAGGAACTCCAGCCCGGACGCCCACTCCGGCCCGGGCAGCTGGGAGGCGCCGTCCAGGATCAGGACGATGTCGGTGGGGTGGTCCGCGACGGCCGCGGCCAGGCGGCCCAGCACGGCGCGGGTGACGGCGCCGTCGGCGATCGAGGGCACCTGCACCCCGGCCCGGCGCAGCCCCTCGGCGACGTACGTCCAGAAGGTCGACGCCTGCTCGTCACCCTCTTCAAGGGTGATCCAGGCGACCGGCCGGTCACCGGCCCGGGTGCGCGCCCAGGCGGCCAGCAGCTGCGTCTTTCCGCTGCCGGCCACGCCGGTGACCAGGGTGACCGGGCCCGTGACCCCCTCGGTGACCCGGTCGAGGAGCCCCGGCCGGGCCACCATGAACGGTGGCGCGGCCGGGACCACGAACTTGGAGGCGAGCAACGCGCTGGCCTGGTCCGATCCATATGTCCTGGGTGGATCCACGATCAGTTCTATCGACACGTGCTACCTCCAAGAGCCACCCCGTTTGATCTCTCGTTCAGACTTTCTCGCTCACCCGCTCAGCACATCGTTCGGATCGGATAATCCGGTGACCCTCGGTGTCGCCTTCGTTAACGGAACGTAAGCAGATGAAAGTCCCACGGGGAAAGGTCCACATATAGCCCGGACTCGGCCAGTTCGTCGCCGTCCCTGGTGAACACCCGGCCGTCGAGGAGGTCGGCCAGCTCCCAGGAGCGTCCGGCGAGGTCCGGCCACGGCGCCTCCACCCGCGCCTGGGCCGGCCGGTCCCCGAAATTGATCACGACGAGGTGCCGCCGCTCCTCGTCGTGCCATGACCAGGCCAGCAGGTCATGGTGGGACTGGTTGTCCGGCCAGCCCCGGGTGTCCACGGTGTGCCACTCGCCCCCGCGGACCGTGGCGGCGGCCGTCAGCAGCCGCCGGTGGAAGTCGCGCGACTCCGGGTCGTCCGGCTCGTCCGGGAACCGGGCCAGGAAGACCGGCAGCCGGGTACGCCGTCCGTCGAACTGGCCGTCGTGCCAGAGCGTGGCGCCCGGCAGCGTGGCGATCGCCACCGCCGCGGCCCGGCCCCGCGGGCGGGGCAGCGTCGCGGCGGCCCGCGGCTCGTCGTGGTTCTCCAGGAACCGCACCAGGCCGTCCTGGAAGTCGCGGCCCGCCGCCAGATGCTTGCGCAGCGACCCGGCGTCCTCGTGGACCAGCCGGTCGTAGAGCCGCTTGTCGTAACAGAAGTCGAAACCCTGCTGCTGCAGGGTCCACTCCATGTCCCAGTACGCCTCGGCGATCAGCGCGAGGCCCGGGTGCCGGGCACGGACCCGGGCGAAGACCTGCGGCCAGAACTCCTCCTCCGGCGCCGGCCCCACCCACCGCCCCCAGGTACGGGCGAACACCTCGTTGGTGAACAGCATCGCCATGTCGCAGCGGATCCCGTCGCACTGGTCGCCGATGTCGCCCAGCACCCGCGCCGTGGCGTCGCGCAGCCCCGGGGCGAACGCGTTGAGCTGGGCCACGTCCGGCCACGGCGGGAAGAACGGGTCCCGGCCGTGCGCCACCACGTGCTCACCCGCGCCGAACCAGCCCCGCGGGTCGGCGGCCAGATCCTCGGCCGAGCCCCGGACGAACCACTCCGGGTTCAGCGAGACCGCCGGATGGTCGGGCGCCACGTGGTTGGGCACGTAGTCGAGGATCAGCCGGACGCCCCGCCCCCGCAGTGCCGCGCGGGCGGCCGCGAGCCCGGACGGCCCGCCCAGCCGCTCGTCGGCCCGGTAGCGGCGCACGCAGTACGGCGAGCCGACCACGTCCTCCGGCGCCAGGTCGGGCAGCGCCTCCCGGAACGACCGTTGCAGGTCCTCGTTGTGCTGGGCCAGGGCCAGCCCGGCGGGACTGCGCTCCCAGACGCCCATCAGCCAGACCGCGTCGATCCCGGGCACGGCGATCTCGTCCCACACCTCGCCGGGCACGTCGGCGAGTGTGACCGGGCGGCCGAAGCGCCGGCTCAACCCGGTCAGCCACGGCCAGGTGCCGATCTCGTAGATCACCGGCGTGTCCGGCCACTCGCTCAACGGTCCTCCTCCTCGACCTGTGCCCGCCGCAGCACCCCGGTCATGCCCTCGAGGAGCAGGTCCGGGCCGGACAGGCCGGCGAAGATGTTCGGGAACACGGCCACCAGCCCGGTCCAGCCGGTCTGATGGGTGGCGCCCAGGCCGGCCCCGTTGTCGCCGTGGAAGTACTCAGCGAAGGTGATCAGGTTCTTCCAGTGCTCCGTGGTGAAGACCTCCTGGCCACCGTAGCAGGGCCGACGGCCGTCCGGGCCGGGCAGGAAAATCCTGGTCAACCGGCCGGAGATCTCCCGCGCCACCTCGAACAACGTCATCTTCACCCCGGAGCCGGTCGGGCACTCGACGGTGAGCTCGTCGCCGTAGGCGACGTACAGGTTCAGCAGGGACCGGACCATCAGGATGTTGGCCGGGAACCAGATCGGCCCACGCCAGTTGGAGTTGCCGCCGAACATCCCGCTGTCCGACTCCGCCGGCTGGTACGACACCCCGAACGTCTGGTCACCGACCCGGACCTCGAACGGGTGCTCGGCGTGGTGCTTCGACAGCGACCGGATCCCGTACGGGCTGAGGAACTCGTTCTCGTCGAGCAGCCGGGTCAGGATCCGCCGCAGCCGCTCCTCGTCGAAGAGCGCCAGCAGCCGCTCACCGTGCCGGCCCTGCATCCGGCCCCGGGTCAGCACCGAGTTGACACTGGGGTGCCGGTCCAGGAAGTCCTGGACACCCTCGATGAGCTGCGGGTACCGGGCGGTGGTGCCGCTGTCGTACACGGTCGCGGCGGCCAGTGGGAGCAGGCCGACCAGCGAGCGCACCCGCAGCCGCTGGGCGCCGCCGTCGGGCAGCCGCAGCAGGTCGTAGAAGAAGCCGTCCTCCTCGTCCCACATGGCCGCGCTGCCGTGCTCGTGGTTGACCGCCACCGCGATCCAGGCGAAGTGCTCGAAGTACTGCTGCGCCTGCTCCAGGTAGACCGGGTCGCGCTGGGACAGCTCCAGCGCGATCGACAGCATGCTCTGGCAGTAGAGGGCCATCCACGCGGTGCCGTCGGCCTGGTCCAGGTAACCGCCGGTGGGCAGCGGGGCGCTGCGGTCGAACACGCCGATGTTGT includes these proteins:
- a CDS encoding LuxR C-terminal-related transcriptional regulator, which gives rise to MSIELIVDPPRTYGSDQASALLASKFVVPAAPPFMVARPGLLDRVTEGVTGPVTLVTGVAGSGKTQLLAAWARTRAGDRPVAWITLEEGDEQASTFWTYVAEGLRRAGVQVPSIADGAVTRAVLGRLAAAVADHPTDIVLILDGASQLPGPEWASGLEFLLSHVDNLRVVLTGRWDPPLPLYRYRLAGELHELRTADLAFTPAEATTLLRLHGVDLGADDTAVLLEHTEGWAAGIRLCACAMQGTTDPGRLVQTISGDESTIAEYFIGEVLRIQPPQVRRFLLESSVLDAFTPDLAGAVTERPDAARLLATLTRENAFIQPVGEGAEVYRYHRLFAELLRAQLAWTEPEEVAVLHQRAAAWLVAHGQLAEAVGHAVQAGDWAGAATMVIEDLALGALVIEGGGGRLGALFAGMPAHLEEPETVLIRAAMAYGDGDHARAAEQFTHASKLLSVRGADDGDGLTASCFLMRLLLLADGADPEQVAHLAPVARTLLSVAPAERLARHPELRMLMLAAEGMARSGSGDVDEAATVLAEAAAVTAAGAEPVRISSLENLALLEAHRGRLARAEASARQAIELATRRGLGKDRWPAAAEVALAWVALERYDIETADRRLRAAQHLCANGTTGAGPAAYALVRARRLQTRGELRQASNVLAAAREGVSGTPRWLSREITMNLSRLLITGGRANEASGLLDGYADSPAADVAVARAALLLAQGQAGAAHQVARTVADAAGVPAPVALDAWLLLAMLADGQDDTAGAREALRRALRVAGPESYRRPVHQVWSELRRLLRDDDRLIVQYRALTPGAATTDGPVTDPVVVEQLSKRELDVLRGMAEMLPTEEIAASMYVSVNTVKTHVRSILRKLSASRRNEAVRRARALRLI
- a CDS encoding alpha-amylase family protein, which encodes MSEWPDTPVIYEIGTWPWLTGLSRRFGRPVTLADVPGEVWDEIAVPGIDAVWLMGVWERSPAGLALAQHNEDLQRSFREALPDLAPEDVVGSPYCVRRYRADERLGGPSGLAAARAALRGRGVRLILDYVPNHVAPDHPAVSLNPEWFVRGSAEDLAADPRGWFGAGEHVVAHGRDPFFPPWPDVAQLNAFAPGLRDATARVLGDIGDQCDGIRCDMAMLFTNEVFARTWGRWVGPAPEEEFWPQVFARVRARHPGLALIAEAYWDMEWTLQQQGFDFCYDKRLYDRLVHEDAGSLRKHLAAGRDFQDGLVRFLENHDEPRAAATLPRPRGRAAAVAIATLPGATLWHDGQFDGRRTRLPVFLARFPDEPDDPESRDFHRRLLTAAATVRGGEWHTVDTRGWPDNQSHHDLLAWSWHDEERRHLVVINFGDRPAQARVEAPWPDLAGRSWELADLLDGRVFTRDGDELAESGLYVDLSPWDFHLLTFR